The nucleotide sequence TCAGGGAGATTCGATTCGTTTTTACGAAATCAATCCGAATGTGATTGAAATTACCGAGCCCGGCGAATATTTCACGTATTTGAAAGACTGCCGCGAGCGCGGCGCTAAATGCGAAATTGAATTGGGGGACGCTCGGTTGACACTGGAGCGTGAATTAAAGGAAGGCCATCCGCAAAAATTCCACGTGCTAGTGCTCGATGCGTTTAGCGGCGACGCCATTCCGGTACATTTACTGACACAGGAAGCATGCCAATCGTACGTCGATCAAATCGCCAAGGATAGTGGAGATGCCGATGGCGCCATTGCCGTGCACATTACCAATCGCTATGTAGATTTAGAGCCCATTGTGCTGGGGTTGGCCGAGCATTTTAGACTCGACCATGTATTGATCATCAACAACGGCGGCGATAACCAAATGTACCGTTCCGACTGGATGATTCTCAGCCACAATCGGGATTTAATTGCCGCACTATCTCAGTATGGCGAGCCACCCCCCGAAGAGCGCGACCCCAAGGAGCCGAAAAAGAAGCCCATTTTGTGGACTGACGGCAAAAGCAATTTATTCGATGTGTTGAAGTAAGAAGCGGTTAGCAATTAGCATTTGGAAACCATTCTGTTTCCGGCTAACTGCTAATCGCTAACCGCTAATTGCTACTCGTTCAAACATCGGCGCTGCGGTCCATGCGTGGAACCATTCGTGCATGTCAGCAGCAAGCTGCTCGATTTCCCCGGAATAGACCGCGGAGGCGGCGCTGACGGCATCTCCCACGGTTTGGCCGCATCGCAGAGCATCGAGCAGCACGAATTGCGGCCGGCTAAGCTCGTAACGCCGCACAACATAATCGCGCCTGGTAAGCGCTAGCCACGAGTTTTGTGGCTGCGGAATTTCCACGGCGTGATTTGCATTCTCGGTGGCCTTCATGGCCGTGTAATAATCGTGCAAGGGAAATCGCAGGGACAATAGGCGCACGCAGGGCGCGATTGACAACCGTGCCTGCGGCCAACGCTGGGCGTCGATCGCCAACAAATCTGCGTGCGAAATGGGAAGCGTTGCCTCCAAGCCCGGCCCGTCAAAAACTTCGCTGATCGTACGCTCCAGTTGGGCCAGGTCGATCAGAAAATCGATCCAATCGCTGTTGGTCTGCTTGACTCCGCCGGCAGGCGCCGGCCGTGAGTCGTTCAAAAATTGCACGAAATCCGCCCCCAATTGATTTAATGTGTAACTGTGCGACGGATGCCGCTGTAAATAGGCCACGGCGAATTCCGCGAACGCTTCGTCTCCGACCGTGCGATTAAAGACAGGAAACTCCGCTTGCAGGCATTCAATTAATCGGGCGTGATAGGCATTGGCGTAAATTGCCAATCGCTCGACGCTGGATTGGCGAAGAGAAGGCTCGACAATTTGCTCCACTTGAGCCGGCGCTGCCAATCCGGCTTCTACACCCAGCGGATGCGTGATGACCGATTGCATCCAGCGCTGCACGTTTTGAAGGGATTGCTGTTTCATCTGGTTTGCGGAGTTCACTCCACGTCGGCTAGCACCAACGTCGCCGGATGCGGCGGCGTGCCAGCGGCTTGCTGATGGGGTTGTGGAACATTGCGAAGGCGGTTGTTCGATGCGGGAAAGTTGGCTGTCATATATTGCCGGGCTTTGAGAATTTCAGCGTGCACGACGGGAAACGGTGGAATTTTGGCATCCCACTCCAACAGCGATGCCACGCCGCCGGTTTTTTCGTGCGCCAAGCGGTACAGTTCCCATACGGGATCAACC is from Pirellulales bacterium and encodes:
- a CDS encoding DNA-binding domain-containing protein; this encodes MKQQSLQNVQRWMQSVITHPLGVEAGLAAPAQVEQIVEPSLRQSSVERLAIYANAYHARLIECLQAEFPVFNRTVGDEAFAEFAVAYLQRHPSHSYTLNQLGADFVQFLNDSRPAPAGGVKQTNSDWIDFLIDLAQLERTISEVFDGPGLEATLPISHADLLAIDAQRWPQARLSIAPCVRLLSLRFPLHDYYTAMKATENANHAVEIPQPQNSWLALTRRDYVVRRYELSRPQFVLLDALRCGQTVGDAVSAASAVYSGEIEQLAADMHEWFHAWTAAPMFERVAISG